One window from the genome of Thalassospira xiamenensis M-5 = DSM 17429 encodes:
- a CDS encoding helix-turn-helix domain-containing protein: protein MTSLHTYAEIRKGAVQSAPAGTSAVARWQWVQNEIFDHEDLSTSEICVAVVLASHVNDRTQDCFPRIETIACEAGLSERKVRQALKRLEQLGLIRRLVRCAGRLRNRNAYQLVGLGAKAASGSLKPAPDSGVKPACGAGSNMNTDKEGNTDEKEQAHAHATSGTGAVILPSVDDQCLILTREWQRLCADPWTLANACLRVNEAIDRVGFDAVQQALEEVKRRGKRPSRLGVLDILDGLVAKCFEEEKADAVPDLCDPSDPSEWHDICQVVAQADIPGCRNPRLWLSQIRAVVNGNTIDLKARNRCVQDITRHHLMPVIEAVAGSRGLLIGDVSCVS, encoded by the coding sequence ATGACATCCCTTCATACATACGCCGAAATCCGCAAAGGTGCCGTACAGTCTGCACCTGCCGGAACATCTGCCGTTGCCCGCTGGCAATGGGTGCAAAACGAGATCTTCGATCACGAGGATCTCAGCACTTCGGAGATTTGCGTTGCCGTGGTTCTGGCATCGCACGTCAATGACCGAACCCAGGACTGCTTCCCCAGAATTGAAACTATCGCCTGCGAAGCCGGGTTATCAGAGCGCAAGGTCCGTCAGGCTCTTAAACGTCTTGAACAGCTTGGTCTGATCCGGCGTCTGGTACGGTGTGCCGGACGGCTGCGCAATCGCAACGCCTATCAGCTGGTCGGGCTGGGAGCCAAAGCGGCATCTGGTTCCCTCAAACCGGCACCTGATTCCGGTGTTAAACCGGCATGTGGTGCCGGTTCCAATATGAACACGGATAAAGAGGGTAACACGGATGAGAAGGAACAGGCCCACGCCCATGCCACAAGCGGCACGGGGGCCGTCATCCTGCCTTCCGTCGATGATCAATGCTTGATCCTGACAAGAGAGTGGCAGCGCCTTTGTGCCGATCCCTGGACGCTGGCCAATGCCTGTTTGCGCGTGAATGAGGCCATTGACCGTGTCGGGTTTGATGCCGTTCAGCAGGCTTTGGAAGAGGTTAAACGACGGGGAAAAAGGCCCTCACGGCTTGGTGTGCTGGATATTCTTGATGGGTTGGTTGCCAAATGCTTCGAAGAAGAAAAGGCGGATGCTGTTCCTGATCTTTGTGATCCCTCTGATCCCTCGGAATGGCACGACATATGTCAGGTTGTTGCACAGGCCGACATTCCCGGATGTCGCAATCCGCGTCTCTGGCTATCGCAGATCCGCGCGGTTGTTAATGGCAACACAATCGACTTAAAAGCCCGGAACAGGTGCGTTCAGGACATAACGCGTCATCATTTGATGCCGGTCATTGAAGCCGTTGCCGGGAGCCGGGGATTGCTGATCGGAGATGTGTCATGCGTGAGCTGA
- a CDS encoding DEAD/DEAH box helicase, whose amino-acid sequence MRELLMRPEANAQNVLSTTRARAKMHEFRVPEGDFNELPRDPAILFGLAIAILGEIASAIADQIGDGFAHGEEVLPTPAGWREDGAEPQVSLRFASTFFDSYINAELDVELTPELSLLCATTYYISGSVGSAAVIVRQMEAPSLEIAGGLAFLLYSILQNQFQPIDVEHNHHEKTNTLLGSLVEFFNLQGDPAVVATATEQLRRYFQTNGSPRELLFADLIGAVCALKLKNAARTILPIASRLDIQLWRSALEKPRFPLELWPAQKRIAEAGVLEGRSVVIQMPTSAGKTRATELIIRSAFLSQRARLAVIVAPYRSLCHDIRGDLVVAFSGENIRLDEASDSYQFDLSLDALFAAESVLVLTPEKLLYMLRRAPELADQIGLMIYDEGHQFDGMARGPTYELLLTSLRMALRPETQIILISAVIGNAGDVAEWLIGDREAVLDGVGLLPTSKSIAFSSWQDQRGRLEYVDPQDPDEREFYVPRVIEETVLQARGKETAERRFPTRTGSDVGLFLGLHVVRNGSVAVFCGRKDSVTTVAKRAVDLAERNLEMEWPIAYSDSEEVESIRALAEYQLGANAPVTRAASLGIFSHSADTPHGLRLSIEHAMKFDRAKFVVCTSTLAQGVNFPLKYLIVTSTRQGGEDMLVRDFHNLMGRAGRAGMHTEGSVIFSAPATYDQRNRWGRGRHNWGEAVRLLDPANSEPSSSAILGLFEPYTERGAQFEVEMQLDWLDLVFADTEKVELVVASAIELEPEINSVNFRKFINRRARVVQNIGAFLTANMTFGEGEDADEKIAELATSTLAYHLADENTKPLLLLLFRVIGESIAANTDAGERSLIRRSPLPPRTITALREWLVENLKVLKEAASEGRLLEQITPTVLAFVSSSKIAAISDQTVIPRVLDEWVSGHSFARILTTLLEVNARVGGRRLKPKVEDVVALCEGGFGYDAAMIVASIADLAEDMDETLHNAASLLQRQIKTGLTDAAALAFHEAGFADRHVATFLGQVWPHAVDRGAVHAICQNEEIVRYVLPLFPSYFTAVAAEVGGWEP is encoded by the coding sequence ATGAGAGAGCTGCTGATGAGGCCTGAGGCAAACGCTCAAAATGTACTTTCGACGACTCGAGCTCGTGCAAAGATGCATGAGTTCCGTGTACCTGAGGGCGACTTCAACGAACTGCCGCGCGATCCGGCGATCCTCTTTGGGCTTGCGATCGCTATCCTCGGCGAGATAGCGTCGGCTATCGCAGACCAAATTGGTGACGGTTTTGCGCATGGCGAGGAAGTCTTGCCTACTCCCGCTGGCTGGAGGGAAGATGGTGCCGAACCGCAAGTATCACTGCGTTTCGCTTCAACATTTTTCGATTCCTACATCAACGCGGAACTGGATGTTGAGCTAACTCCCGAGTTGTCACTTTTATGCGCGACAACTTACTACATCAGTGGCAGCGTCGGTAGTGCTGCTGTTATCGTTCGACAAATGGAAGCGCCAAGCCTGGAAATCGCGGGTGGCTTAGCTTTCCTGTTATATTCGATATTGCAAAACCAGTTTCAGCCAATTGATGTCGAGCATAACCATCACGAAAAGACAAACACTTTACTTGGTTCCTTGGTGGAATTTTTCAATCTACAGGGAGACCCCGCAGTGGTGGCTACCGCCACTGAACAATTGCGACGCTACTTCCAAACAAATGGATCACCGCGTGAATTACTCTTTGCTGATCTGATTGGGGCTGTTTGCGCCCTAAAACTCAAAAATGCAGCTCGTACGATACTTCCTATAGCATCCCGCCTCGATATACAGTTATGGCGGTCTGCACTTGAAAAGCCGCGTTTTCCTTTGGAGTTGTGGCCTGCACAAAAACGGATTGCGGAGGCTGGAGTGCTAGAGGGGAGGTCCGTAGTTATCCAGATGCCGACTAGCGCTGGAAAGACTCGCGCGACTGAACTGATCATTCGTTCTGCTTTCCTGTCCCAACGTGCACGGCTAGCTGTTATCGTTGCCCCATATCGGTCGCTTTGTCACGATATACGGGGTGACCTTGTTGTAGCGTTCAGTGGCGAGAACATCCGTCTTGATGAAGCGTCGGACTCGTATCAGTTTGATCTCTCTCTTGATGCTCTTTTTGCAGCCGAGTCAGTCCTAGTTTTAACGCCAGAAAAGCTATTGTACATGCTTCGGCGTGCACCTGAACTTGCCGACCAGATAGGGTTGATGATCTACGATGAAGGCCATCAGTTTGACGGAATGGCGCGCGGACCGACATATGAGTTATTGCTTACATCGCTTCGCATGGCACTTCGTCCTGAGACACAGATCATTTTGATTTCGGCAGTTATCGGGAACGCTGGTGATGTCGCAGAATGGTTGATCGGGGATCGTGAGGCGGTTCTAGATGGAGTTGGTCTACTGCCAACGTCCAAAAGTATCGCCTTCTCCAGTTGGCAAGACCAACGCGGACGTCTCGAGTACGTCGACCCACAAGACCCAGATGAGCGTGAGTTCTACGTCCCACGTGTCATCGAAGAAACTGTTCTTCAGGCACGTGGAAAGGAGACAGCAGAGAGAAGGTTTCCCACGAGAACTGGAAGTGATGTGGGGCTTTTTCTGGGGCTTCACGTGGTCAGAAATGGTAGTGTGGCAGTTTTCTGCGGGCGTAAGGATAGTGTGACGACCGTTGCTAAGCGTGCCGTTGATCTCGCTGAACGTAACCTTGAGATGGAGTGGCCCATTGCGTACTCCGATTCAGAGGAGGTCGAATCTATTCGAGCTCTTGCTGAATACCAGCTTGGGGCGAATGCTCCTGTGACTAGGGCTGCGAGCCTCGGTATCTTTTCGCATAGTGCAGATACCCCCCATGGCCTGCGGCTCTCGATTGAACATGCAATGAAGTTCGACCGCGCGAAGTTTGTTGTTTGTACTTCTACCCTAGCTCAAGGCGTCAATTTTCCACTTAAGTATCTAATTGTTACCTCAACCCGTCAGGGTGGTGAGGATATGCTTGTTCGAGATTTCCACAACCTTATGGGACGTGCCGGGCGTGCTGGAATGCATACGGAGGGAAGTGTCATTTTCTCAGCCCCAGCTACTTACGACCAACGCAACCGCTGGGGTCGTGGTCGACATAATTGGGGAGAAGCTGTTAGGTTGCTTGATCCGGCCAATTCTGAACCATCAAGCAGTGCGATCCTCGGCTTGTTTGAGCCTTACACCGAGCGCGGTGCTCAATTTGAAGTGGAGATGCAGCTTGACTGGCTGGATCTGGTGTTTGCCGATACAGAAAAGGTGGAGCTAGTGGTGGCTAGCGCAATCGAACTTGAGCCAGAGATAAACTCAGTAAACTTTCGCAAGTTTATTAATCGAAGAGCTCGGGTAGTCCAGAATATTGGGGCTTTTCTAACTGCAAATATGACGTTTGGCGAAGGTGAGGATGCTGACGAGAAGATAGCGGAGCTGGCGACCAGTACGCTCGCCTATCACCTCGCTGACGAAAATACCAAACCTCTTCTTTTACTGTTGTTTCGGGTGATCGGCGAGTCTATCGCGGCAAATACAGATGCCGGTGAGCGTTCTCTCATCCGACGTTCACCGCTGCCACCTAGGACGATAACTGCGTTGCGAGAATGGCTCGTTGAGAATCTAAAGGTGCTCAAGGAGGCGGCTTCAGAAGGACGATTATTGGAACAAATCACTCCTACAGTGCTTGCCTTCGTATCTTCATCTAAGATTGCTGCTATTAGTGATCAAACAGTGATCCCCAGGGTGCTTGATGAGTGGGTATCAGGGCATAGCTTTGCTCGTATTCTTACAACACTGTTGGAAGTAAATGCTCGGGTTGGTGGAAGGAGGCTTAAGCCCAAAGTGGAAGATGTGGTGGCGCTTTGTGAAGGGGGATTCGGTTATGATGCGGCGATGATAGTCGCCTCAATTGCCGATCTAGCAGAGGATATGGACGAAACTTTACATAATGCCGCGTCGTTACTACAACGCCAGATTAAGACTGGTCTCACCGATGCAGCAGCGTTGGCATTCCATGAGGCAGGTTTTGCAGATCGCCATGTTGCAACTTTCCTCGGCCAAGTTTGGCCGCATGCGGTTGACCGAGGCGCTGTCCATGCAATCTGTCAGAACGAGGAAATAGTTAGGTATGTTCTACCTCTGTTTCCAAGTTACTTTACTGCAGTCGCTGCAGAAGTAGGGGGGTGGGAGCCGTAA
- a CDS encoding Hachiman antiphage defense system protein HamA, protein MAIPGHVGRLTKVGQHKKSACGRDIEIWELNLKDKEAILSEWATHFRKHYISDADLPEMVAGTGKTNAEYLRDVLFPDAKVAPGPSLRSGDFGEILVADYIEYLLGYWCPRELRYQERWNRNDSTKGCDVIGFRFVADGQNSPGDELFIFEAKSGMSKSDKNRLQDAVTDSDKDKLREAMSLNAIKQKFLGREEMDKVARVKRFQNMADRPFRRISGAAAILDDDVFAETDLSAVDASNHYNSDNIQLIVIKGPSLMQMVHSLYERAADEA, encoded by the coding sequence TTGGCGATCCCAGGACATGTGGGGCGGTTAACCAAGGTTGGTCAACACAAGAAGAGCGCTTGTGGACGGGACATTGAGATATGGGAGCTAAATCTAAAGGACAAGGAAGCGATTTTATCGGAATGGGCTACTCACTTTCGCAAGCACTATATTTCTGATGCTGACCTTCCGGAAATGGTGGCGGGTACGGGTAAGACAAATGCGGAGTATTTGCGTGATGTGCTATTTCCAGACGCAAAAGTGGCGCCGGGTCCCAGCCTCCGTTCGGGAGATTTCGGTGAAATCCTTGTCGCCGACTATATTGAGTATTTGCTGGGGTATTGGTGTCCACGTGAACTGCGCTACCAAGAGCGTTGGAACCGTAACGATTCAACAAAAGGTTGCGACGTTATTGGATTCAGGTTTGTCGCTGATGGCCAGAATAGCCCGGGCGACGAGCTCTTCATTTTTGAGGCAAAGTCTGGAATGTCAAAGTCAGACAAAAACCGTTTGCAAGACGCTGTTACCGACAGTGACAAGGACAAACTCCGGGAAGCAATGAGTCTGAATGCCATCAAACAAAAGTTTTTGGGGCGCGAGGAGATGGACAAAGTTGCCCGTGTGAAACGTTTTCAGAACATGGCCGACAGGCCATTTCGCCGGATAAGCGGTGCCGCAGCAATTCTTGACGACGATGTGTTCGCAGAAACAGACCTGAGTGCAGTTGACGCTTCAAATCATTACAATTCTGATAACATACAGCTGATTGTCATTAAGGGCCCATCGCTTATGCAGATGGTTCATTCGCTTTATGAGAGAGCTGCTGATGAGGCCTGA